The following proteins are encoded in a genomic region of Xanthomonas cassavae CFBP 4642:
- a CDS encoding DUF2878 domain-containing protein, with the protein MKQLGNYLGLQVLWVVAVAAAAHGRVWPTLLVLALFALYQLWPSKRAAGDVPLLIAALALGLLLDTTLAAGGWVRYATPWPGSVLAPAWILALWLGFALTLNHSLRSVMQRPWLAVLLGAIFGPLSYWLAQRSWHAVELLPPLLHAVLAAGIGWGVACGVLSLYARRLTRPWPHAKTGELQ; encoded by the coding sequence ATGAAGCAGCTCGGCAACTATCTCGGCTTGCAGGTGCTCTGGGTGGTGGCGGTGGCCGCCGCTGCGCACGGGCGCGTGTGGCCAACGCTGCTGGTACTGGCGCTGTTTGCGCTGTATCAACTGTGGCCCTCGAAACGCGCGGCCGGCGATGTGCCGTTGCTGATCGCCGCATTGGCACTGGGTTTGCTGCTGGACACCACGCTGGCGGCAGGTGGCTGGGTGCGCTATGCCACGCCATGGCCGGGTAGCGTGCTGGCGCCGGCGTGGATTCTGGCGTTGTGGCTGGGCTTTGCGCTCACGCTCAACCATTCGCTGCGCAGCGTGATGCAACGCCCGTGGTTGGCCGTGCTGCTGGGTGCCATCTTCGGCCCGCTTTCGTATTGGCTGGCGCAGCGCAGTTGGCACGCAGTGGAACTGTTGCCGCCGTTGCTGCATGCGGTCCTCGCCGCCGGCATCGGCTGGGGCGTGGCGTGCGGCGTATTGTCGCTGTATGCACGCCGTCTGACGCGACCATGGCCGCATGCCAAGACCGGAGAACTGCAATGA
- the rnfB gene encoding Rnf electron transport complex subunit RnfB yields the protein MPVPTPDLVERLDRLLPQTQCGQCGYDGCRPYAQAMADGLAGVDHCPPGGDAGARALAHLLGVPARPYDRSRGAHKPAQVAWIVEADCIGCTKCIQACPVDAIVGGAKHMHTVIAPLCTGCELCLPACPVDCIALHPLG from the coding sequence ATGCCCGTCCCCACGCCCGATCTGGTCGAACGCCTCGACCGCCTGTTGCCACAGACCCAATGCGGCCAGTGCGGCTACGACGGCTGCCGCCCCTATGCGCAGGCGATGGCAGACGGCCTGGCCGGGGTCGACCACTGCCCTCCCGGCGGCGATGCCGGTGCGCGTGCGCTGGCGCACCTGCTGGGCGTGCCCGCACGTCCCTACGATCGCAGCCGCGGGGCGCACAAGCCGGCGCAGGTGGCATGGATCGTGGAGGCCGATTGCATCGGCTGCACCAAATGCATTCAGGCCTGTCCGGTGGATGCCATCGTCGGTGGCGCCAAGCACATGCATACGGTGATCGCGCCGCTGTGCACCGGCTGCGAGCTGTGCCTGCCGGCCTGCCCGGTGGATTGCATCGCGCTGCATCCACTCGGCTGA
- a CDS encoding anti-sigma factor: MSTPFPIDQEPPRDVLAGEYVLGLLSADERLAAEQRIATDAPFAQAVLQWEDHLAPLLEEIAAVTPPDQVWARVRQTLGFDTPLRAVPVAAPASTGTPPAPLWNNLRFWRGASAAGVATAAVCVLALFNLRTAPVQPLPRDTPVLQTPVTPPAATTPPATGIAMTSTLATEDGRPGYVALMDADKHTITVTPLDRTATADKVPELWLITPDGKAHSMGTFDDQRARRAQIPDQLMPMLSNEAILAVTLEPPGGAPGGVATGTVVAKGGISTLAMAP; this comes from the coding sequence ATGAGCACGCCCTTTCCCATCGACCAGGAACCACCGCGCGACGTGCTGGCCGGCGAGTACGTGCTGGGCCTGCTCAGCGCCGACGAGCGTCTGGCGGCCGAGCAGCGCATTGCCACCGATGCCCCGTTCGCCCAGGCGGTGCTGCAGTGGGAGGACCATCTGGCCCCGCTGCTGGAAGAGATCGCCGCGGTGACACCGCCGGACCAGGTCTGGGCACGCGTGCGCCAGACGCTGGGCTTCGACACGCCGCTACGCGCCGTACCGGTCGCAGCGCCTGCAAGCACCGGCACGCCGCCCGCCCCGCTCTGGAACAATCTGCGCTTCTGGCGCGGGGCCAGCGCCGCTGGCGTGGCTACCGCGGCGGTCTGCGTGCTGGCGCTGTTCAACCTGCGTACTGCGCCCGTGCAGCCGCTGCCGCGCGACACACCCGTTTTGCAGACGCCGGTCACCCCGCCTGCGGCGACCACGCCGCCGGCGACCGGCATTGCGATGACCTCGACCCTGGCGACCGAAGACGGGCGTCCGGGCTACGTGGCGCTGATGGATGCCGACAAGCACACCATCACGGTGACACCGCTGGACCGCACCGCCACCGCCGACAAGGTGCCCGAGCTGTGGCTGATCACGCCCGATGGCAAGGCCCATTCGATGGGCACCTTCGACGATCAGCGGGCACGCCGCGCACAGATTCCCGACCAGCTGATGCCCATGCTCAGCAACGAGGCGATCCTGGCAGTGACGCTGGAACCGCCGGGCGGTGCGCCAGGTGGCGTGGCGACCGGTACGGTGGTCGCCAAGGGCGGCATCAGCACGCTGGCAATGGCGCCCTGA
- a CDS encoding acyl-CoA desaturase, whose product MPSTGIDPHAASPRPSPSRRRGGLAGRLGSLRRWVDSQADGPLDEARADRIDWLRALPFIALHLACLAVFWVGASWFAVGTGLALYALRMFALTGFYHRYFSHRAFKTSRVLQFVFAAIGATCVQRGPLWWAAHHRNHHRHTDTGRDPHSPAQHGFWWSHTGWFLTPRNFRTDWEVIPDLRRFAELRFLDRFDIVMPVLLAVGLYLLGSWLDSAAPGLHTNGPQLLVWGFVLSTVALFHATFTINSLAHRFGSRRFDTRDDSRNNWLLALLTFGEGWHNNHHFYPGSARQGLRWWEYDMTWYGLTAMSWVGLVWDLKPMPVSLVSRGRRVSQ is encoded by the coding sequence GTGCCGAGTACCGGAATCGACCCTCACGCCGCCTCGCCCCGGCCCAGCCCCTCGCGTCGGCGTGGCGGACTTGCCGGCCGTCTGGGCAGCCTGCGCCGCTGGGTGGATTCGCAGGCCGATGGCCCGTTGGACGAGGCGCGCGCAGACCGCATCGACTGGCTGCGCGCCCTGCCCTTCATCGCGCTGCACCTGGCCTGCCTGGCGGTGTTCTGGGTCGGTGCATCGTGGTTTGCGGTCGGCACGGGGCTGGCGTTGTATGCACTGCGCATGTTCGCGCTCACCGGCTTCTACCACCGCTACTTTTCGCATCGCGCCTTCAAGACCTCGCGCGTGCTGCAGTTCGTGTTTGCCGCCATCGGCGCCACCTGCGTACAACGTGGGCCGCTATGGTGGGCCGCGCATCACCGCAACCATCACCGGCATACCGATACCGGTCGCGATCCGCATTCGCCGGCCCAGCACGGTTTCTGGTGGAGCCACACCGGCTGGTTCCTGACCCCGCGCAATTTCCGCACCGACTGGGAGGTCATCCCGGACCTGCGTCGTTTTGCCGAGCTGCGCTTCCTGGACCGCTTCGACATCGTGATGCCGGTGCTGCTGGCGGTTGGCCTGTACCTGCTCGGCAGCTGGCTGGACAGTGCCGCACCGGGCCTGCACACCAATGGTCCACAGCTGCTGGTGTGGGGGTTCGTGCTATCCACCGTGGCACTGTTCCATGCCACCTTCACCATCAATTCGCTGGCGCACCGCTTCGGCAGCCGGCGCTTCGACACCCGCGACGACAGCCGCAACAACTGGCTGCTGGCGTTGCTCACCTTCGGCGAAGGCTGGCACAACAACCACCACTTCTATCCCGGCTCCGCACGCCAGGGCCTGCGCTGGTGGGAGTACGACATGACCTGGTACGGGCTCACCGCGATGTCGTGGGTGGGCCTGGTCTGGGATCTCAAGCCGATGCCGGTGTCGCTGGTCAGCCGTGGCCGACGGGTGAGCCAATGA
- a CDS encoding HAD family hydrolase — MHLALFDFDHTVTTCDTYARFLRKVATPAQLAAAKWQVGPWVLGYRLGVVSAAALRARVTRIVFSGRSLDEMAMHGADYARTALPGVLRAQMMQRIDWHQAQGHEVVLVSASVDLYLQPWCTQHGLSLICNRLEHTGDVLSGRYADGDCGPHKAMQIRARYDLAQYACVHAYGDSREDRPMLALAQQRWYRGHPLH; from the coding sequence ATGCACCTGGCCCTGTTCGACTTCGATCACACCGTCACCACCTGCGACACCTATGCGCGCTTCCTGCGCAAGGTCGCCACGCCTGCGCAGCTGGCCGCGGCAAAGTGGCAGGTCGGCCCGTGGGTGCTGGGCTATCGGCTGGGCGTGGTGTCCGCTGCCGCGCTGCGCGCGCGGGTCACGCGCATCGTGTTCAGTGGTCGCTCGCTGGACGAGATGGCCATGCACGGCGCCGATTACGCGCGCACTGCACTGCCGGGCGTGTTGCGTGCCCAGATGATGCAACGCATCGACTGGCATCAGGCGCAGGGGCATGAAGTGGTGCTGGTGTCGGCGTCGGTGGATCTGTATCTGCAGCCGTGGTGTACGCAGCATGGGCTGTCGCTGATCTGCAACCGGCTCGAACACACCGGTGACGTGCTGAGCGGGCGCTATGCAGATGGCGATTGCGGGCCGCACAAGGCCATGCAGATTCGCGCACGCTACGATCTGGCGCAGTACGCCTGCGTGCACGCCTATGGCGACAGCCGCGAAGACAGGCCGATGCTGGCACTGGCGCAACAGCGCTGGTATCGCGGCCATCCGCTGCACTGA
- a CDS encoding sigma-70 family RNA polymerase sigma factor — protein sequence MSAIPGHDDDETGRLLTATAGGDRHAFEALYRQTSPKLFGVCLRLIPQRAEAEEVLQDVFTLIWHKAGQFDPSRARGLTWLAMIARNKAIDHLRANAPQRRNVALDDAGELRDHDALPLERTERASTRRRIDHCLAELEPPRSELIRTAFFEGITYEELAARTDTPIGTVKSWIRRSLAKLKACLER from the coding sequence ATGAGTGCCATTCCTGGCCACGACGACGATGAGACCGGACGCCTGCTGACCGCAACCGCGGGCGGCGACCGGCATGCCTTCGAAGCGCTGTACCGGCAGACCTCGCCCAAGCTGTTCGGCGTGTGCCTGCGGTTGATCCCGCAACGCGCCGAAGCCGAGGAAGTGCTGCAGGACGTGTTTACGCTGATCTGGCACAAGGCCGGTCAATTCGACCCCAGCCGTGCCCGCGGGCTGACCTGGCTGGCAATGATCGCGCGCAACAAGGCCATCGACCATCTGCGCGCCAACGCACCGCAGCGCCGCAACGTGGCGCTGGACGATGCCGGCGAGCTGCGCGACCACGATGCGCTGCCGCTCGAGCGAACCGAACGCGCCAGCACGCGCCGCCGCATCGACCACTGCCTGGCCGAGCTGGAGCCGCCGCGTAGCGAGCTGATTCGTACTGCGTTCTTCGAAGGCATCACCTACGAAGAACTCGCCGCACGCACCGACACACCCATCGGCACGGTCAAGAGCTGGATCCGCCGTAGCCTGGCCAAACTCAAGGCATGTCTGGAACGATGA
- the metG gene encoding methionine--tRNA ligase, translated as MTRTALVTTALPYANGPLHLGHLVGYIQADIWVRARRLRGDKTWFVCADDTHGTPIMLAAEKAGVTPEAFIANIQASHERDFAAFGVTFDHYDSTNSPVNRALTEAFYTKLEAAGHISRRSVAQFYDPAKGMFLPDRYIKGICPNCGSADQYGDNCEVCGATYAPTELKEPRSVISGATPELRDSEHFFFEVGHFDGFLREWLAGDVALPGVKAKLKEWLDTEGGLRAWDISRDAPYFGFQIPGQPGKYFYVWLDAPIGYLCSFKTLCAQMGEDFDAHLVAGTQTELHHFIGKDIVNFHGLFWPAVLHGTGHRAPTRLHVNGYLTVDGAKMSKSRGTFVMARTFLDVGLEPEALRYYFAAKSSGGVDDLDLNLGDFIARVNADLVGKFVNLASRCAGFIGKRFDGKLSDALPDPAQYDRFVAALAPIREAYERNDAASAIRQTMALADEANKYIDDTKPWVIAKQDGADAQLQSVCTQGLNLFRILVAALKPILPRTCAEAEAFLSAPMTSWEDVERPLTTHTIQPYTALFTRIDPKLIDAMTDASKDTLAAPATQAAATVSTAKVAKTDAKAATPANPPTSVSNTGLIGIDDFAKLDLRIGKVLVCECVEGSDKLLRFELDAGELGKRQIFSGIRGSYGEPETLVGRSVVFIANLAPRKMRFGISEGMILSAGFDGGALALLDADRGAQPGMPVR; from the coding sequence ATGACCCGCACCGCACTCGTCACCACCGCCCTGCCCTACGCCAACGGGCCGCTGCATCTTGGCCATCTGGTCGGCTATATCCAGGCCGACATCTGGGTGCGCGCGCGCCGGCTGCGCGGCGACAAGACCTGGTTCGTCTGCGCCGACGACACCCACGGCACGCCCATCATGCTCGCCGCCGAAAAGGCCGGGGTCACCCCGGAAGCCTTCATCGCCAACATCCAGGCCAGCCACGAGCGCGATTTCGCCGCGTTCGGGGTAACCTTCGATCATTACGATTCGACCAATTCGCCGGTCAATCGCGCGCTCACCGAGGCCTTCTACACCAAGCTCGAGGCCGCCGGTCACATCAGCCGCCGTTCGGTGGCGCAGTTCTACGACCCGGCCAAGGGCATGTTCCTGCCGGATCGCTACATCAAGGGCATCTGCCCCAACTGCGGCAGCGCCGATCAGTACGGCGACAACTGCGAAGTCTGTGGCGCCACCTACGCGCCGACCGAGCTGAAGGAGCCCAGGTCGGTGATCTCCGGCGCCACGCCCGAACTGCGCGACTCGGAGCATTTCTTCTTCGAAGTGGGCCATTTCGACGGCTTTTTGCGCGAGTGGCTGGCCGGCGACGTGGCGCTGCCCGGGGTCAAGGCCAAGCTCAAGGAATGGCTGGATACCGAAGGCGGCCTGCGCGCCTGGGACATCTCGCGCGATGCGCCGTATTTCGGCTTCCAGATTCCCGGCCAGCCGGGCAAGTATTTCTACGTGTGGCTGGATGCGCCGATCGGCTACCTGTGCAGCTTCAAGACGCTGTGCGCGCAGATGGGCGAAGACTTCGACGCGCATCTGGTGGCCGGCACCCAGACCGAGCTGCATCACTTCATCGGCAAGGACATCGTCAATTTCCACGGCCTGTTCTGGCCGGCGGTGCTGCACGGCACCGGCCATCGCGCGCCGACACGCCTGCACGTCAACGGCTACCTCACCGTGGACGGCGCCAAGATGTCCAAGTCGCGCGGCACCTTCGTGATGGCGCGGACCTTCCTGGATGTCGGCCTGGAGCCGGAAGCCCTGCGTTACTACTTCGCGGCCAAGTCCTCCGGCGGCGTGGACGACCTGGACCTCAACCTGGGCGATTTTATCGCACGGGTGAATGCGGATCTGGTCGGCAAGTTCGTCAACCTGGCCAGCCGCTGCGCCGGCTTCATCGGCAAGCGCTTCGACGGCAAGCTGTCCGACGCGCTGCCCGACCCGGCGCAATACGACCGCTTCGTCGCCGCGCTGGCGCCGATCCGCGAGGCCTACGAGCGCAACGATGCGGCCAGCGCGATCCGCCAGACCATGGCGCTGGCCGACGAGGCCAACAAGTACATCGACGACACCAAGCCGTGGGTGATCGCCAAGCAGGACGGCGCCGATGCGCAACTGCAATCGGTGTGCACGCAGGGCCTGAACCTGTTCCGGATCCTGGTGGCCGCGCTCAAGCCGATCCTGCCGCGCACCTGTGCCGAGGCCGAGGCGTTTTTGTCGGCGCCGATGACCAGTTGGGAAGATGTGGAGCGCCCGCTCACCACACACACGATCCAGCCCTATACCGCCCTGTTCACCCGTATCGACCCCAAACTGATCGACGCCATGACCGACGCTTCCAAAGACACCCTCGCCGCGCCCGCAACCCAGGCTGCGGCCACCGTCAGCACTGCAAAAGTGGCCAAAACCGATGCAAAAGCGGCTACGCCGGCCAATCCCCCTACGTCCGTCTCGAATACAGGTCTTATTGGCATCGACGATTTCGCCAAGCTCGATCTACGCATCGGCAAGGTGCTGGTGTGCGAATGCGTGGAAGGCTCGGACAAGCTGCTGCGCTTCGAGCTGGATGCCGGCGAGCTGGGCAAGCGCCAGATCTTCTCGGGCATCCGTGGCAGCTACGGCGAACCGGAGACGTTGGTGGGCCGCAGCGTGGTGTTCATCGCCAACCTGGCCCCGCGCAAGATGCGCTTCGGCATCAGCGAAGGCATGATCCTCTCGGCCGGCTTCGACGGCGGCGCACTGGCGCTGCTGGACGCAGATCGCGGCGCGCAGCCGGGCATGCCGGTGCGGTGA
- a CDS encoding DUF1365 domain-containing protein, with protein sequence MHLLREASTDAVPLPPGEDSGAGSVAGGLRSAIYTGWVRHRRFAPKPLAFRYRLFLLYLDLSELDQVFSGRWLWSVERANLAQFRRSDYLGDPAIPLDQAVRECVQAHTGERPDGAIRLLTHLRYFGHVFNPVSFYYCFDRHDGLRWIVAEITNTPWQQRHAYVLPVAQARTHRDVHAWRFDKHFHVSPFMGMQHQYDWRFSVPAAQLRVHMDVLDATDAAADRAIDNSRTRRFDATLVLQRQPLTARTLARTLLAYPLMTVQVVLAIHWQAVRLWLRGNPVHDHPHPPVRDRR encoded by the coding sequence ATGCACCTGCTGCGCGAAGCCAGCACCGATGCCGTGCCGCTGCCTCCCGGTGAGGACAGCGGTGCCGGCAGCGTGGCGGGTGGCTTGCGCAGCGCGATCTACACCGGCTGGGTACGGCACCGGCGATTCGCGCCCAAGCCGCTGGCGTTCCGCTACCGGCTGTTCCTGCTGTACCTAGATCTGTCCGAGCTCGATCAGGTGTTCTCGGGCCGCTGGCTATGGTCGGTGGAGCGCGCCAACCTGGCGCAGTTCCGTCGCAGCGATTACCTGGGCGACCCGGCCATTCCGCTGGATCAGGCCGTGCGTGAGTGCGTGCAGGCGCACACCGGCGAGCGGCCGGACGGTGCGATCCGGCTGCTGACGCATCTGCGCTACTTCGGCCACGTGTTCAACCCGGTGAGCTTCTATTACTGCTTCGACCGGCATGACGGCCTGCGCTGGATCGTGGCGGAAATCACCAACACGCCGTGGCAGCAACGCCACGCCTATGTGCTGCCGGTGGCGCAGGCGCGCACGCATCGCGATGTGCATGCCTGGCGGTTCGACAAGCACTTCCACGTCTCGCCGTTCATGGGCATGCAGCATCAGTACGACTGGCGCTTCAGCGTGCCGGCCGCGCAACTGCGTGTGCATATGGACGTGCTGGACGCCACCGATGCTGCCGCTGACCGCGCGATCGACAACAGCCGCACGCGCCGCTTCGATGCCACGCTGGTCCTGCAACGTCAGCCACTGACCGCACGCACCCTGGCGCGCACCTTGCTCGCCTACCCCTTGATGACCGTGCAGGTGGTGCTCGCCATCCACTGGCAGGCCGTGCGCCTGTGGCTGCGCGGCAACCCTGTGCATGACCACCCCCACCCGCCTGTGCGAGATCGCCGATGA
- a CDS encoding NAD(P)/FAD-dependent oxidoreductase, whose amino-acid sequence MSERRIAVVGSGIAGLGAAWLLSRRYEVTVFEAADYLGGHTHTHEIQLDGQRYAVDSGFIVFNPQHYPLLTRMFAELDVAAQPTTMSFSVHDARSGLEYNAGTLNGLFCQRRNLLSPRFWGMLADLRRFYRQAPAVLHGDERFSTLGAYLQRHGYSDAFRDQHLVPMASALWSSPSQTILEFPMGQLIGFMANHHMLQISGRPQWQVVRGGSSSYVRALRRRWQVLERLSTPVHGIGRTPDGVVVSSLRGQEHFDEVVLACHADDALALLSDASEAEQQILGGITYQNNDTVLHTDARILPRDRRAWAAWNAHVPADPQAPCTVSYWMNALQSIDAPQPFIVSLNRDHDIDPAKVLRRMRYRHPVQNAAALAAQGRKSEIQGRRHTWFAGAAWGFGFHEDGLRSGVDVAHGLGVSW is encoded by the coding sequence ATGAGCGAGCGCAGGATTGCCGTGGTCGGCAGCGGCATTGCCGGCCTGGGCGCGGCGTGGCTGCTGTCGCGCCGCTACGAGGTCACGGTGTTCGAAGCCGCCGATTACCTGGGCGGGCACACCCACACCCACGAGATCCAACTGGACGGACAGCGCTACGCGGTGGACAGCGGCTTCATCGTGTTCAACCCGCAGCACTACCCGCTGCTCACGCGCATGTTTGCCGAGCTCGACGTGGCCGCGCAGCCAACCACGATGAGCTTTTCGGTGCACGATGCGCGCAGCGGGCTTGAATACAACGCAGGCACCTTGAACGGGCTGTTCTGCCAGCGCCGCAACCTGCTCAGCCCCCGCTTCTGGGGCATGCTGGCCGACCTGCGCCGCTTCTATCGGCAGGCACCGGCGGTGCTGCATGGCGACGAGCGTTTCAGCACGCTGGGCGCGTATCTGCAGCGGCACGGCTATTCGGACGCGTTTCGCGATCAGCATCTGGTGCCGATGGCGTCGGCGCTATGGTCCTCGCCATCGCAGACCATTCTCGAATTTCCGATGGGCCAGTTGATCGGCTTCATGGCCAACCACCACATGCTGCAGATCAGCGGGCGGCCGCAGTGGCAGGTGGTGCGCGGCGGCTCCAGCAGCTACGTGCGTGCGCTGCGGCGGCGCTGGCAGGTGCTCGAGCGGCTGTCCACGCCGGTGCATGGCATCGGCCGTACGCCCGATGGCGTGGTGGTGAGCTCGCTGCGTGGGCAGGAGCATTTCGACGAGGTGGTGCTGGCCTGCCACGCCGACGATGCGCTGGCATTGCTCAGCGATGCGTCCGAGGCCGAACAGCAGATCCTGGGCGGCATCACCTACCAGAACAACGACACCGTGCTGCACACCGATGCCCGCATCCTGCCGCGCGACCGGCGCGCCTGGGCGGCCTGGAACGCGCATGTGCCGGCCGACCCGCAAGCGCCCTGCACGGTGAGTTACTGGATGAACGCGCTGCAATCGATCGACGCACCCCAGCCCTTCATTGTCTCCCTCAACCGCGATCACGACATCGACCCGGCCAAGGTGCTGCGGCGCATGCGCTATCGGCATCCGGTGCAGAACGCCGCCGCGCTGGCGGCACAGGGCCGCAAGTCCGAGATTCAGGGCAGGCGGCACACCTGGTTTGCCGGTGCGGCCTGGGGCTTCGGCTTCCACGAAGACGGCCTGCGCAGCGGCGTGGATGTGGCGCATGGCCTGGGAGTGAGCTGGTAA
- a CDS encoding DUF4345 family protein encodes MAKAYLWINAVLYIALAIWCTLSPVKTAHAVGYTQLSPAGQSEYLVIYGGLQLGMAFLFGYFAWIDQPRTGLLVALAFYVPIVLFRSVSLARLWPVSAPTVALAVVEIVLLLAAALLWWRK; translated from the coding sequence ATGGCAAAGGCCTATCTCTGGATCAACGCAGTGTTGTATATCGCCCTGGCGATCTGGTGCACGCTCTCGCCGGTCAAGACCGCACACGCGGTGGGCTATACCCAACTCTCGCCGGCCGGGCAATCCGAATATCTGGTCATCTATGGTGGCCTGCAGTTGGGCATGGCATTCCTGTTCGGCTACTTCGCCTGGATCGATCAACCGCGCACCGGCCTGCTGGTCGCACTCGCCTTCTACGTGCCCATCGTGCTGTTCCGCAGCGTGTCGCTGGCCAGGCTGTGGCCGGTGTCCGCGCCCACGGTGGCGCTGGCCGTGGTGGAAATCGTCTTGCTGCTCGCCGCTGCGCTGCTATGGTGGCGCAAGTGA
- a CDS encoding SAM-dependent methyltransferase, with product MNATSLPDTAVPRAASWTDRLLRKRLVATLGELRDGQLQLHDADGITTLGTASGANALQVQLHVTDPGFYRQAALNGSVGAGESYMDGQWQCDDLVGLMRVLLRNRDRLDAMETGTARLGGWAMRSLHALARNTRSGSRRNIAAHYDLGNPLFKLFLDENLMYSSAIFVDGEEAQGEAALERAATRKLERICRKLRLGPQHHVVEIGTGWGGFALHAAREHGCRVTTTTISREQFDLANQRIADAGLSDRVTVLLSDYRDLQGRFDRVVSIEMIEAIGHQYLDTYFAKVGSLLADDGEALIQAITIEDHRYKQALQSVDFIKRHIFPGSFIPSVAAMTGAVARASDLRLFHLEDIGPSYALTLRAWRHRFMAQLPQVRALGYDERFIRMWEFYLAYCEAGFLERSIGDVHLWLSKPAARPPQFVPGLA from the coding sequence ATGAACGCCACGTCCCTGCCCGATACTGCTGTACCCCGCGCGGCTTCCTGGACGGACCGGCTGCTGCGCAAGCGCCTGGTGGCCACACTGGGCGAGCTGCGCGACGGGCAATTGCAGCTGCACGACGCCGACGGCATCACCACGCTGGGCACTGCCAGCGGCGCGAACGCCCTGCAGGTGCAGCTGCACGTGACCGACCCCGGCTTCTATCGCCAGGCCGCGCTCAACGGCAGCGTGGGTGCCGGCGAGTCGTACATGGACGGACAATGGCAATGCGACGATCTGGTCGGGCTGATGCGCGTGCTGCTGCGCAATCGCGACCGCCTGGATGCGATGGAAACCGGTACCGCGCGCCTCGGCGGCTGGGCCATGCGCAGCCTGCATGCGCTGGCCCGCAACACCCGCAGCGGCAGCCGGCGCAATATCGCCGCGCACTACGATCTGGGCAACCCGCTGTTCAAATTGTTTCTGGACGAGAACCTGATGTACTCGTCGGCGATCTTCGTCGATGGCGAAGAAGCGCAAGGCGAAGCGGCACTGGAGCGTGCGGCCACGCGCAAGCTCGAACGCATCTGCCGGAAACTGCGCCTGGGTCCGCAGCACCACGTGGTCGAGATCGGCACCGGCTGGGGCGGTTTTGCCCTGCATGCGGCGCGCGAACACGGCTGCCGCGTCACCACCACCACCATTTCGCGCGAGCAGTTCGACCTGGCGAACCAACGCATCGCCGATGCCGGCCTGAGCGACCGGGTTACCGTGTTGTTGAGCGACTACCGCGACCTGCAGGGCCGCTTCGACCGCGTGGTGTCGATCGAGATGATCGAGGCGATCGGCCACCAGTATCTGGACACCTACTTCGCCAAGGTCGGCAGCCTGCTCGCCGACGATGGCGAGGCGCTGATCCAGGCCATCACCATCGAGGACCACCGCTACAAGCAGGCGCTGCAGTCGGTGGACTTCATCAAGCGGCATATCTTCCCCGGCAGCTTCATTCCGTCGGTCGCGGCGATGACCGGCGCGGTGGCGCGCGCCAGCGATCTGCGCCTGTTCCATCTGGAGGACATCGGCCCGAGTTATGCGTTGACCTTGCGTGCGTGGCGGCACCGCTTCATGGCGCAGCTGCCGCAGGTGCGCGCACTGGGCTACGACGAGCGCTTCATCCGCATGTGGGAGTTCTATCTGGCGTATTGCGAAGCCGGTTTTCTGGAGCGGTCGATCGGCGACGTGCATCTATGGCTAAGCAAGCCCGCTGCGCGCCCACCGCAGTTCGTGCCCGGTCTTGCGTGA
- a CDS encoding DUF2147 domain-containing protein: MRKTFKTLMLALPLAAASLLAQAADSPVGRWKTIDDETGKPKSVVQIEQLGNGTLSGKVVDILQSNHGPNPICDKCDGALKGKPIKGMTILWGLKPDGTAVWSGGSVLDPAKGKTYKAKVTLTDGGKKLQMRGYVGIEALGRTQTWIRE; the protein is encoded by the coding sequence ATGCGCAAGACCTTCAAGACCCTGATGCTGGCCCTGCCGCTGGCCGCCGCCTCGCTGCTGGCCCAGGCCGCCGATTCGCCGGTGGGCCGCTGGAAGACCATCGACGACGAGACCGGCAAGCCCAAGTCGGTGGTGCAGATCGAACAGCTCGGCAACGGCACGCTGAGCGGCAAGGTGGTCGACATCCTGCAGTCCAACCATGGGCCCAACCCGATCTGTGACAAGTGCGATGGCGCGCTCAAGGGCAAGCCGATCAAGGGCATGACCATCCTGTGGGGCCTCAAGCCCGACGGCACCGCGGTGTGGAGCGGCGGCTCGGTGCTCGACCCGGCCAAGGGCAAGACCTACAAGGCCAAGGTCACCCTGACCGACGGCGGCAAGAAGCTGCAGATGCGCGGCTATGTGGGCATCGAGGCGTTGGGCCGGACCCAGACCTGGATTCGCGAATAG